One stretch of Ipomoea triloba cultivar NCNSP0323 chromosome 8, ASM357664v1 DNA includes these proteins:
- the LOC116027975 gene encoding bifunctional dTDP-4-dehydrorhamnose 3,5-epimerase/dTDP-4-dehydrorhamnose reductase-like: MGFPVNGSESKQYKFLIYGRTGWIGGLLGKLCEAQGIQYDYGSGRLENRASLESDIASVNPTHVFNAAGVTGRPNVDWCETHKVETIRANVVGTLTLADVCREKGLILVNYATGCIFEYDSGHPLGSGVGFKEEDTPNFIGSFYSKTKAMVEDLLKNYENVCTLRVRMPISSDLSNPRNFITKIARYEKVVNIPNSMTILDELLPISIEMAKRNLTGIWNFTNPGVVSHNEILEMYREYINPSFTWKNFTLEEQAKVIVAPRSNNELDAAKLKKEFPELMSIKESLIQYVFKPNRKTPVA, translated from the exons ATGGGTTTCCCGGTTAATGGGTCAGAAAGCAAGCAGTATAAGTTCTTGATCTATGGCCGCACCGGGTGGATTGGCGGTTTGCTGGGAAAACTGTGCGAGGCTCAGGGGATCCAATATGATTACGGGTCGGGGCGGTTGGAGAACCGGGCATCTTTGGAGTCCGATATCGCGTCGGTTAACCCGACCCATGTGTTTAACGCCGCTGGGGTCACCGGCCGTCCGAACGTCGACTGGTGCGAGACCCATAAGGTGGAGACTATCCGGGCTAACGTGGTGGGCACGCTCACGCTCGCCGATGTTTGTAGGGAGAAGGGGCTGATACTTGTTAACTACGCCACCGGCTGCATTTTCGAGTACGATTCCGGCCACCCTCTCGGATCCGGCGTCGGGTTCAAGGAGGAGGATACTCCTAATTTCATTGGGTCCTTCTATTCCAAGACCAAGGCCatg GTGGAGGATTTGCTCAAGAACTACGAGAATGTCTGCACATTACGAGTCAGGATGCCTATCTCATCTGATCTATCCAACCCTCGTAACTTCATCACCAAGATCGCTCGCTACGAGAAGGTGGTTAACATTCCAAACTCGATGACGATATTAGATGAGCTCCTCCCTATATCCATCGAGATGGCAAAGAGAAACCTCACCGGGATATGGAACTTCACGAACCCTGGAGTGGTCAGCCATAACGAGATTCTGGAGATGTACAGGGAATACATTAATCCGAGTTTTACGTGGAAGAACTTTACCCTCGAGGAGCAGGCAAAGGTTATAGTTGCTCCGAGAAGCAACAACGAGCTTGACGCTGCCAAACTAAAGAAGGAATTCCCGGAGCTCATGTCAATCAAGGAGTCCCTCATACAATATGTGTTCAAGCCAAATCGTAAGACCCCCGTTGCTTGA
- the LOC116027129 gene encoding UDP-galactose/UDP-glucose transporter 4-like, whose translation MKNNEDQARSLFGISLSDRPIWQQFLICSSGFFFGYLVNGICEEYVYNRLQFSYGWYFTFIQGFVYLVLIRLQGFTMKQMVNPWKTYVKLSAVLMGSHGLTKGSLAYLNYPAQIMFKSTKVLPVMIMGAFIPGLRRKYPLQEYISAVLLVVGLILFTLSDANTSPNFSIIGVMMISGALVMDSFLGNLQEAIFTLNPETTQMEMLFCSTIVGAPFLLLPMILTGELFTAWNSCYQHPYVYGVLVFEAMATFIGQISVLSLIAIFGAATTAMVTTARKAVTLLLSYLIFTKPLTEEHCSGLLLITMGIILKLLPETKPSGRPMSSGAINKQGKHHLKELKRASSETGEGEIEEEKRPLV comes from the exons ATGAAGAACAATGAAGATCAAGCAAGGTCCTTGTTCGGGATTTCGTTGTCTGATCGACCCATATGGCAACAGTTCCTCATCTGCTCCTCTGGTTTCTTCTTCGGTTACCTCGTCAATGGCATTTGCGAg GAGTATGTGTATAATAGGCTCCAGTTCAG cTATGGGTGGTATTTTACCTTTATACAAGGTTTTGTGTACTTAGTACTCATACGTTTGCAGGGTTTCACCATGAAGCAAATGGTGAACCCTTGGAAAACCTATGTGAAGCTCTCTGCTGTTCTTATGGGTTCTCATGGATTAACAAAGGGTTCCCTAGCATATCTTAACTACCCTGCACAGATCATGTTCAAATCCACTAAG GTACTGCCTGTAATGATAATGGGTGCTTTTATTCCCGGCTTAAGAAGGAAATACCCTCTTCAAGAATACATCTCGGCAGTGCTCCTAGTTGTTGGCTTGATTCTTTTCACTCTATCAGATGCCAACACTTCTCCAAATTTCAGTATCATTGGCGTCATGATGATTAGTGGTGCTCTAGTCATGGATTCTTTTCTGGGTAATTTGCAAGAAGCAATATTTACACTGAATCCTGAAACTACTCAG ATGGAGATGCTATTCTGCTCAACTATAGTTGGGGCACCTTTCCTCCTTCTGCCCATGATATTAACTGGAGAGCTTTTCACGGCTTGGAACTCCTGTTATCAG CATCCTTATGTATATGGCGTCTTGGTTTTTGAAGCAATGGCCACGTTTATAGGTCAAATTTCTGTTCTGTCACTTATAGCTATTTTTGGGGCTGCCACAACTGCAATG GTAACAACAGCAAGAAAGGCGGTTACTTTGTTGTTGTCCTACTTGATCTTTACAAAACCACTTACTGAGGAACATTGCTCGGGATTGCTGCTCATAACCATGGGCATTATATTGAAGCTCTTGCCCGAAACAAAACCTTCAGGCCGACCCATGTCATCTGGCGCCATAaacaagcaaggaaaacatcatcTCAAAGAGCTGAAGCGGGCATCATCAGAAACCGGCGAGGGTGAAATAGAGGAAGAGAAGAGGCCATTGGTCTAA